In Serratia sp. FDAARGOS_506, a genomic segment contains:
- the clpA gene encoding ATP-dependent Clp protease ATP-binding subunit ClpA, protein MLNQELELSLNMAFARAREHRHEFMTVEHLLLALLSNPAAREALEACTVDLAALRQELEAFIEQTTPTLPAGEEERDTQPTLSFQRVLQRAVFHVQSSGRSEVSGANVLVAIFSEQESQAAYLLRKHDVSRLDVVNFISHGTRKDEPGQAPNAENPVNEEQSGGEDRMENFTTNLNQLARVGGIDPLIGRDRELERAIQVLCRRRKNNPLLVGESGVGKTAIAEGLAWRIVQGDVPEVMADCTLYSLDIGSLLAGTKYRGDFEKRFKALLKQLEQDQNSILFIDEIHTIIGAGAASGGQVDAANLIKPLLSSGKIRVIGSTTYQEFSNIFEKDRALARRFQKIDITEPTAEETVQIINGLKAKYEAHHDVRYTAKAIRAAVELSVKYINDRHLPDKAIDVIDEAGARSRLMPASKRKKTVNVADIESVVARIARIPEKTVSASDRDVLRNLGDRLKMLVFGQDQAIEALTEAIKMSRAGLGHERKPVGSFLFAGPTGVGKTEVTVQLAKAMDIELLRFDMSEYMERHTVSRLIGAPPGYVGYDQGGLLTDAVIKHPHAVVLLDEIEKAHPDVFNLLLQVMDNGTLTDNNGRKADFRNVILVMTTNAGVRETERKSIGLVQQDNSTDAMEEIKKVFTPEFRNRLDNIIWFNHLSTEVIQQVVDKFIVELQAQLDAKGVSLEVSDEARDWLSVKGYDRAMGARPMARVMQENLKKPLANELLFGSLVDGGSVKVELDKDKKQLTYHFLSAAKRKADEGAVH, encoded by the coding sequence ATGCTCAATCAAGAACTGGAACTCAGTCTCAACATGGCGTTCGCCAGGGCGCGTGAGCACAGACACGAGTTTATGACCGTGGAGCACCTGTTGCTGGCGTTGCTGAGCAACCCTGCCGCGCGAGAAGCGCTTGAGGCATGTACGGTGGATCTGGCTGCGTTGCGCCAGGAGCTGGAAGCCTTCATCGAACAAACCACACCGACGCTGCCCGCCGGCGAAGAAGAGCGCGACACTCAGCCGACGCTCAGCTTCCAGCGCGTGTTGCAGCGTGCGGTCTTCCATGTGCAATCTTCCGGCCGCAGCGAAGTGTCCGGCGCCAACGTGTTGGTGGCCATCTTCAGCGAGCAGGAGTCGCAGGCGGCCTATCTGCTGCGCAAACACGACGTCAGCCGTCTCGATGTGGTGAACTTCATTTCACATGGCACGCGTAAAGACGAGCCGGGCCAAGCACCGAATGCGGAAAACCCGGTGAACGAAGAGCAGTCCGGAGGGGAAGACCGTATGGAAAACTTCACCACCAACCTCAATCAGTTGGCCCGTGTGGGCGGCATCGATCCGTTGATCGGCCGCGATCGTGAGCTGGAGCGCGCGATTCAGGTGCTGTGCCGTCGTCGTAAAAATAACCCGCTGCTGGTCGGGGAATCCGGCGTCGGCAAGACCGCCATCGCCGAAGGCCTGGCCTGGCGTATCGTGCAGGGCGACGTGCCGGAAGTGATGGCGGACTGCACGCTGTATTCGCTGGATATCGGCTCACTGCTGGCCGGTACCAAATACCGCGGCGACTTTGAGAAGCGCTTCAAAGCGCTGCTCAAGCAGCTGGAACAGGATCAGAACAGCATCCTGTTCATCGATGAAATTCACACCATCATCGGCGCCGGCGCGGCTTCCGGTGGGCAGGTGGATGCCGCCAACCTGATCAAACCGCTGCTGTCGAGCGGTAAAATCCGGGTGATCGGCTCGACCACCTACCAGGAATTCAGCAACATCTTCGAAAAGGATCGCGCCCTGGCGCGCCGTTTCCAGAAGATAGACATCACCGAGCCGACGGCGGAAGAGACCGTTCAGATCATCAACGGCCTGAAGGCCAAGTATGAAGCGCACCACGACGTGCGTTATACCGCCAAGGCGATCCGCGCCGCGGTGGAGTTGTCGGTGAAATACATCAACGATCGTCATCTGCCGGACAAGGCGATCGACGTGATCGACGAAGCGGGCGCCCGCAGCCGGTTGATGCCGGCCAGCAAGCGCAAGAAAACCGTCAACGTGGCCGATATCGAATCCGTGGTGGCGCGCATTGCCCGCATCCCGGAGAAAACCGTGTCGGCCAGCGATCGCGACGTGCTGCGAAATCTGGGCGATCGTTTGAAGATGCTGGTGTTCGGCCAGGATCAGGCGATCGAAGCGTTGACCGAGGCGATCAAGATGAGCCGAGCCGGTCTGGGCCACGAGCGCAAGCCGGTCGGTTCCTTCCTGTTCGCCGGGCCTACCGGGGTCGGGAAAACCGAGGTCACCGTGCAATTGGCCAAGGCGATGGATATCGAGCTGCTGCGTTTCGACATGTCCGAGTATATGGAGCGGCATACCGTCAGCCGTCTGATCGGCGCGCCTCCAGGCTATGTCGGTTACGATCAGGGCGGGCTGCTGACCGATGCGGTGATCAAGCATCCGCATGCGGTGGTGCTGCTCGATGAGATCGAGAAGGCGCACCCGGATGTGTTCAACCTGCTGCTGCAGGTGATGGACAACGGGACGCTGACCGACAACAACGGCCGCAAGGCGGACTTCCGCAACGTGATCCTGGTGATGACCACCAACGCCGGTGTGCGGGAAACGGAACGCAAATCGATCGGCCTGGTGCAGCAGGACAACAGCACCGACGCGATGGAAGAGATCAAGAAGGTGTTTACGCCGGAGTTCCGCAACCGTCTGGACAACATCATCTGGTTCAACCATCTGTCTACCGAGGTGATCCAGCAGGTGGTCGACAAGTTTATCGTCGAACTGCAGGCGCAGCTGGATGCGAAGGGCGTCTCGCTGGAAGTGAGCGACGAAGCGCGCGACTGGCTGTCGGTGAAGGGTTACGACCGTGCGATGGGCGCTCGTCCGATGGCGCGCGTCATGCAGGAAAACCTGAAGAAACCGTTGGCCAACGAACTGCTGTTCGGCTCGCTGGTGGATGGCGGATCCGTGAAGGTCGAGCTGGACAAGGACAAGAAACAGCTGACCTACCACTTCCTCAGCGCCGCCAAACGCAAGGCGGACGAGGGCGCGGTGCATTAA
- the infA gene encoding translation initiation factor IF-1 — protein MAKEDNIEMQGTVLDTLPNTMFRVELENGHVVTAHISGKMRKNYIRILTGDKVTVELTPYDLSKGRIVFRSR, from the coding sequence ATGGCCAAAGAAGACAATATTGAAATGCAGGGCACCGTTCTTGATACGCTGCCGAACACCATGTTCCGCGTTGAATTGGAAAACGGGCACGTGGTAACCGCACACATCTCCGGTAAAATGCGTAAAAACTATATCCGCATCCTGACGGGCGACAAAGTCACTGTAGAGCTGACCCCGTACGACCTGAGCAAAGGCCGCATTGTCTTCCGTAGCCGTTAA
- the aat gene encoding leucyl/phenylalanyl-tRNA--protein transferase, giving the protein MRIVKLSPQSLAFPSPEGALRDPNGLLAIGGDLTAPRLLAAYERGIFPWYSPGEAILWWSPDPRAVLFPAEFHLNRSLKRFLRHDPFRITLNHDFAAVIAACAHRPDEGTWIGPEVQRAYQHLHRLGYAHSVEVWQDNQLVGGMYGVAQGALFCGESMFSRVTNASKCALMAFCRHFAAYGGELIDCQVLNAHTARLGAREIPRRQFLQQLSTLQRRPLASACWEPQVISPQPAEPPSPVN; this is encoded by the coding sequence ATGCGCATCGTTAAACTTTCCCCCCAGTCGCTGGCGTTTCCCTCGCCTGAGGGCGCCCTGCGCGACCCTAACGGCCTGCTGGCTATCGGCGGCGACCTGACGGCGCCGCGGCTGCTGGCGGCCTACGAGCGCGGCATCTTCCCCTGGTATTCGCCGGGAGAGGCGATCCTGTGGTGGTCGCCCGATCCGCGCGCGGTGCTGTTTCCGGCAGAGTTTCATCTCAACCGCAGCCTGAAACGCTTTTTGCGCCACGATCCGTTTCGCATCACGCTCAATCACGACTTCGCCGCGGTGATCGCCGCCTGCGCCCACCGGCCGGATGAAGGCACCTGGATCGGCCCGGAGGTACAGCGTGCCTATCAGCATCTGCACCGCCTCGGCTACGCGCACTCGGTAGAGGTATGGCAGGATAATCAACTGGTCGGCGGCATGTACGGCGTGGCGCAAGGCGCATTGTTCTGCGGCGAATCGATGTTCAGCCGCGTCACCAACGCCTCCAAATGTGCATTGATGGCCTTTTGCCGCCATTTTGCCGCTTATGGCGGGGAATTGATTGACTGCCAGGTGCTGAACGCTCACACTGCCCGCCTTGGCGCGCGTGAAATTCCGCGCCGTCAATTTTTGCAGCAGCTCAGCACCCTTCAACGGCGGCCTTTGGCGTCGGCGTGCTGGGAGCCGCAAGTCATATCCCCACAGCCGGCTGAACCGCCCTCTCCAGTAAACTAA
- the cydC gene encoding cysteine/glutathione ABC transporter ATP-binding protein/permease CydC → MRVLLPFLALYRRHSLLISLGILLAIVTLLASIGLLALSGWFLAASSLAGLAGLLTFNYMLPAAGVRGAAIFRTAGRYAERVVSHDATFRVLSHLRVFTFSKILPLTPGGIARFRQAELLNRLVADVDTLDHLYLRVISPLISAAMVILVVTYGLSWLDPALALTLGGILLLLLLLVPPVFYRAGKPIGSQLTALRGQYRTDLTAWLQGQAELVVFGAINDFRQTLNATEQLWQRRQWQQASLSGKAQALMILASGLTVTLLLWLTATGIGGDTQPGALIALFVFAALASFEALMPVAGAFQHLGQVIASATRVKQIIDRQPEVTFPAAGPAAADRAQLSLQQLSFTYPDQPQPVLRDVTLEVAAGEHIALLGRTGCGKSTLLQLLTRAWRTDGGKILLNGEPLEDYDETTLRRMTTVVSQRVHIFSDTLRENLRLAAPDADDAHLSEVLQQVGLGKLLDSDGGLNAWLGEGGRQLSGGEQRRLGIARALLHPAPLLLLDEPTEGLDAETEQQILALLRRHCQGKTLILVTHRLYGLEHLDRICVMDDGRIVEQGDHATLMHQQGRYARFRNRISNLAP, encoded by the coding sequence ATGCGCGTTTTGCTGCCGTTTTTGGCGTTGTATCGCCGCCATAGCCTGCTGATTAGCCTGGGCATCCTTTTGGCGATCGTCACTCTGCTGGCCAGCATCGGCCTGCTGGCGTTATCAGGCTGGTTCCTGGCCGCTTCGTCGCTGGCCGGACTGGCGGGCCTGCTGACCTTCAACTACATGTTGCCGGCCGCCGGCGTGCGCGGCGCGGCAATCTTCCGCACCGCAGGGCGCTATGCCGAGCGCGTAGTCAGCCACGACGCCACCTTCCGCGTGCTGTCGCATCTGCGAGTATTCACCTTCAGCAAGATCCTGCCGCTGACGCCGGGCGGCATCGCCCGTTTCCGCCAGGCCGAACTGCTCAACCGCCTGGTGGCGGACGTGGACACGCTGGATCATCTTTATCTGCGGGTGATCTCGCCGCTGATCAGCGCGGCGATGGTGATCCTGGTGGTCACCTACGGTTTGAGCTGGCTCGATCCTGCGCTCGCCTTGACGTTGGGCGGCATCCTGTTGCTGCTGTTGCTGCTGGTGCCGCCAGTGTTCTATCGCGCCGGCAAACCGATCGGCAGCCAGCTTACGGCCCTGCGCGGCCAGTACCGCACCGATCTGACCGCTTGGCTGCAGGGGCAGGCAGAGCTGGTGGTGTTCGGCGCCATCAACGACTTCCGCCAAACGCTGAACGCCACCGAACAGCTGTGGCAACGCCGCCAGTGGCAGCAGGCCTCGCTGAGCGGCAAGGCTCAGGCGCTGATGATCCTCGCCAGCGGGCTGACGGTGACGCTGCTGCTGTGGCTGACCGCCACCGGCATCGGCGGCGATACCCAGCCCGGCGCGCTGATCGCGCTGTTTGTCTTCGCCGCGCTGGCGTCGTTCGAAGCGCTGATGCCGGTCGCCGGTGCCTTCCAGCATCTCGGCCAGGTGATCGCCTCCGCCACGCGGGTCAAACAGATCATCGATCGTCAGCCGGAGGTCACCTTCCCGGCTGCCGGCCCGGCCGCCGCCGATCGGGCTCAACTTAGCCTGCAGCAACTGAGTTTCACCTACCCCGACCAGCCGCAGCCGGTGCTGCGCGACGTCACGCTCGAGGTCGCGGCCGGTGAACACATCGCCTTGCTCGGCCGCACCGGCTGCGGCAAGTCCACCCTGCTGCAACTGCTGACCCGCGCCTGGCGCACCGACGGCGGAAAAATTCTGCTCAACGGCGAGCCGCTGGAGGATTATGATGAAACCACGCTGCGTCGGATGACCACGGTCGTCAGCCAGCGGGTGCATATCTTCAGCGATACGCTGCGGGAAAACCTGCGGCTGGCCGCGCCGGACGCCGACGACGCTCACCTGAGCGAGGTGCTGCAGCAGGTGGGGCTCGGCAAATTGCTGGACAGCGACGGCGGGCTGAACGCCTGGCTGGGCGAAGGCGGCCGGCAGCTGTCCGGCGGCGAACAGCGCCGTTTGGGCATCGCCCGCGCACTGCTGCACCCTGCCCCGTTGCTGCTGCTCGACGAACCGACCGAAGGGCTGGACGCCGAAACCGAGCAGCAGATCCTGGCGCTGCTGCGCCGGCATTGCCAGGGCAAGACGCTGATCCTGGTGACACACCGTCTGTACGGCCTGGAACATCTCGACCGCATTTGTGTGATGGATGACGGCCGGATTGTCGAACAGGGCGATCACGCCACCCTGATGCATCAGCAGGGCCGCTATGCCCGCTTTCGCAACCGTATCAGCAACCTGGCGCCGTAA
- the cydD gene encoding cysteine/glutathione ABC transporter permease/ATP-binding protein CydD produces MKKTRQQQLTRWLKTQSSLAQRWLRLSMLLGLFSGLLIVAQAWLLASLLHALIIEQTPREQLIPSFIWLAATFALRALLSWLRERVGFLCGQVIRQRMRQQVLDKLQQLGPAWIQGKPAGSWASIIVEQIEDMQDYYSRYLPQMYLAVFIPLLILIAVFPINWAAGVILLATAPLIPLFMALVGMGAADANRRNFVALARLSGNFLDRLRGLDTLRLFDRAQAETAQIAKSSEDFRSRTMEVLRMAFLSSGVLEFFASISIAVVAVYFGFSYLGELNFGSYGLGVTLFSGFLVLILAPEFFQPLRDLGTFYHAKAQAVGAAEALETFLSAEGEQMGNGTRQLPADQPLTLQANALEILSPNGVLLAGPLSFTLQPQQRVALVGLSGAGKSSLLNLLLGFLPYRGSLTVNGIELRELSAETWRQQLSWVGQNPHLPAQTLRANILLGCPQADEVQLQQAVEHAYVSELLPYLPQGLDTEVGDNAARLSVGQAQRVAVARALIGPRRLLLLDEPAASLDAHSEQRVMQALNAASHQQTTLLVTHQLEDTEDYDQIWVMDNGRIVQQGDYATLSAQPGLFATLIAHRRGEL; encoded by the coding sequence ATGAAAAAAACCAGACAGCAACAGTTAACCCGTTGGCTTAAAACCCAGAGTTCGTTAGCGCAGCGTTGGCTGCGCCTTTCCATGCTGTTGGGGCTGTTCAGCGGCCTGCTGATCGTGGCGCAGGCGTGGCTGCTGGCCAGCCTGCTGCACGCCCTGATCATCGAACAGACCCCGCGCGAACAGCTGATCCCTTCGTTTATCTGGCTGGCTGCCACGTTCGCGCTGCGGGCGCTGTTGAGCTGGCTGCGGGAGCGAGTCGGCTTCCTGTGTGGGCAGGTGATCCGCCAGCGTATGCGCCAGCAGGTACTGGATAAGCTCCAGCAGCTCGGCCCGGCCTGGATCCAGGGCAAACCGGCGGGCAGCTGGGCCAGCATCATCGTCGAGCAGATCGAGGATATGCAGGACTATTACTCGCGCTATCTGCCACAGATGTATCTGGCGGTCTTCATCCCACTACTGATCCTAATTGCCGTCTTCCCAATCAATTGGGCCGCAGGCGTCATTCTACTGGCGACCGCGCCGCTGATCCCGCTGTTCATGGCGCTGGTCGGCATGGGAGCCGCCGACGCCAACCGCCGCAATTTCGTGGCGCTGGCGCGATTGAGCGGCAACTTCCTCGACCGCCTGCGCGGCCTGGATACCCTACGGCTGTTTGACCGCGCGCAGGCCGAAACCGCGCAGATCGCCAAATCCTCTGAAGACTTCCGCAGCCGTACCATGGAAGTACTGCGTATGGCCTTCCTCTCTTCCGGCGTGCTGGAGTTCTTCGCTTCGATCTCCATCGCCGTGGTGGCGGTTTACTTCGGCTTTTCCTATCTCGGCGAACTTAACTTCGGCAGCTACGGCCTCGGCGTAACGCTGTTTTCCGGTTTTCTGGTGTTAATTCTGGCGCCGGAATTTTTCCAACCGCTGCGCGATCTCGGCACCTTCTATCATGCCAAAGCACAGGCAGTCGGTGCGGCGGAAGCGCTGGAAACCTTCCTCAGTGCCGAAGGCGAGCAGATGGGCAACGGCACGCGGCAACTGCCCGCCGATCAACCGCTGACGCTGCAGGCGAACGCGTTGGAAATCCTGTCGCCGAACGGCGTGCTGCTGGCCGGGCCGCTGAGTTTCACTCTTCAACCACAGCAGCGCGTGGCGCTGGTCGGGTTAAGTGGCGCCGGTAAAAGCTCGCTGCTAAACCTGCTGCTCGGCTTCCTGCCTTATCGCGGCTCGTTGACCGTCAACGGCATTGAGCTGCGTGAACTGTCCGCCGAAACCTGGCGCCAGCAGCTGAGCTGGGTCGGCCAGAACCCGCACCTGCCGGCACAAACCCTGCGCGCCAATATCCTGCTGGGCTGCCCGCAGGCCGACGAAGTGCAGCTGCAGCAGGCGGTGGAACACGCTTACGTCAGCGAACTGCTCCCTTATCTGCCGCAGGGGCTCGACACCGAAGTGGGCGACAATGCCGCTCGCCTGTCGGTCGGCCAGGCGCAGCGCGTGGCGGTCGCCCGGGCGCTGATCGGCCCGCGCCGCCTGCTGCTGCTGGATGAACCGGCCGCCAGCCTCGATGCCCACAGCGAACAGCGAGTGATGCAGGCGTTAAATGCCGCTTCACATCAGCAAACCACCCTGCTGGTAACGCACCAGTTGGAAGACACCGAAGACTACGATCAGATTTGGGTGATGGATAACGGGCGCATCGTGCAGCAAGGCGATTACGCCACCCTCAGCGCTCAGCCGGGCCTGTTTGCCACTCTGATCGCCCATCGCCGCGGGGAGCTTTAA
- the trxB gene encoding thioredoxin-disulfide reductase, protein MGTAKHSKLLILGSGPAGYTAAVYAARANLNPVLITGLEQGGQLTTTTEVENWPGDAEGLTGPALMERMREHAEKFQTEIVFDHINSVDLQQRPFRLFGDSGEYSCDALIIATGASARYLGLPSEDAFKGKGVSACATCDGFFYRNQKVAVVGGGNTAVEEALYLSNIAAEVHLIHRRDSFRSEKILIDRLMEKVKSGNIVLHTDHTLDEVLGDEMGVTGVRIRSTKAENETRELELAGVFIAIGHSPNTGIFGGQLELENGYIKVQSGIHGNATQTTIPGVFAAGDVMDHIYRQAITSAGTGCMAALDAERYLDGIAGAEVC, encoded by the coding sequence ATGGGCACGGCTAAACATAGCAAATTACTGATTCTGGGTTCCGGCCCGGCCGGTTACACCGCCGCCGTCTACGCGGCGCGCGCCAACCTGAACCCGGTGCTGATCACCGGTCTGGAACAAGGTGGCCAGCTGACCACCACTACCGAAGTCGAAAACTGGCCGGGCGACGCCGAAGGCCTGACCGGTCCGGCGCTGATGGAGCGCATGCGCGAGCACGCGGAGAAGTTCCAGACTGAAATCGTCTTCGATCACATCAACAGCGTCGATCTGCAGCAGCGTCCGTTCCGCCTGTTCGGCGACAGCGGTGAATACAGCTGCGACGCGCTGATCATCGCGACCGGTGCCTCCGCCCGCTACCTTGGCCTGCCTTCCGAAGACGCCTTCAAGGGCAAAGGCGTTTCCGCCTGTGCGACCTGCGACGGTTTCTTCTACCGCAACCAGAAAGTCGCGGTGGTCGGCGGCGGCAACACTGCCGTTGAAGAAGCGCTGTATCTGTCCAACATCGCCGCCGAGGTTCATCTGATCCACCGCCGCGACAGCTTCCGTTCAGAGAAGATTCTGATCGACCGGCTGATGGAGAAAGTAAAAAGCGGCAACATCGTGCTGCACACCGACCATACGCTGGACGAGGTGCTGGGCGATGAAATGGGCGTCACCGGTGTGCGTATCCGCAGCACCAAAGCGGAAAACGAAACCCGTGAACTGGAACTGGCCGGCGTGTTCATCGCCATCGGCCACAGCCCGAACACCGGTATCTTCGGCGGCCAGCTGGAGTTGGAAAACGGCTACATCAAGGTGCAGTCCGGCATTCACGGCAATGCGACCCAAACCACCATTCCCGGCGTTTTCGCCGCAGGCGACGTGATGGATCACATCTACCGCCAGGCGATCACCTCTGCCGGTACCGGTTGTATGGCGGCGCTGGACGCAGAACGTTACCTGGACGGCATCGCCGGCGCAGAAGTCTGCTAA
- the lrp gene encoding leucine-responsive transcriptional regulator Lrp: MADNKKRPGKDLDRIDRNILNELQKDGRISNVELSKRVGLSPTPCLERVRRLERQGFIHGYTALLNPHYLDASLLVFVEITLNRGAPDVFEQFNSAVQKLEEIQECHLVSGDFDYLLKTRVPDMSAYRKLLGETLLRLPGVNDTRTYVVMEEVKQSNRLVIKTR, from the coding sequence ATGGCAGACAACAAGAAACGCCCGGGTAAAGATCTTGACCGTATCGACCGCAACATCCTGAATGAACTGCAGAAGGATGGGCGTATTTCGAACGTCGAGCTTTCGAAGCGCGTGGGGTTATCCCCGACACCATGTTTAGAACGCGTGCGCCGTCTCGAGCGCCAGGGTTTCATCCATGGCTATACCGCATTGCTCAACCCGCATTATCTGGATGCGTCCCTGCTGGTTTTCGTGGAGATCACGCTGAACCGTGGCGCGCCGGATGTGTTTGAGCAATTCAACTCGGCAGTGCAGAAGCTTGAAGAGATTCAGGAGTGTCATCTGGTTTCCGGTGATTTCGACTACCTGTTGAAAACGCGCGTACCGGACATGTCGGCTTACCGCAAGCTGTTGGGCGAAACCTTGCTGCGTTTGCCGGGGGTCAATGACACCCGTACCTACGTAGTAATGGAAGAAGTGAAACAGAGTAACCGTCTGGTTATCAAAACACGGTAA